A single Xiphias gladius isolate SHS-SW01 ecotype Sanya breed wild chromosome 18, ASM1685928v1, whole genome shotgun sequence DNA region contains:
- the LOC120804085 gene encoding neural cell adhesion molecule L1-like isoform X3 has translation MCVSQRQWMGYRGPCSPALPLVLLLLPLSFLSSTPPFAQGAIHIPKDLSQPPVLTEVPASCTAFSREDINLHCEASGNPTPTFRWVKDGDPFGPELQGSGTLQVEEDEPLDSYEGYYRCYASNTLGTAMTQTVHVIVEPQPVLLKQQKIRKRAYVGESIVLSCNPPKSSIPPYIHWMDKKMVHIKQDDRVMVGQDGNLYFSNLLESDSRDDYICNAQYSAARTVLPEAAVTLSVMPSNDVAHGRKPHLFHPVGSHSTVKALSGQSITLECIPKGLPTPRVEWKKKDGSLGETSGHLDNFDRSLIFNSIAQSDDGEYECQATNSQGSITHSFTVTVEAAPYWVKEPQNLLYAPGETVRLDCQAEGIPTPIITWSINGQQLTEVDDDPRRSASAGVLILRDVKYADTAVYQCEATNVHGSILLNTYLYVIELHPQILSSDGVVYRVAEGGDIKLHCETFGSPRPHVEWRGEDMVPLLLDPPVSLGEDVGSLLSDPRVSLLTNGTLVLSNVTHDDGGTYTCSVERTSISITAHLEVFNRTVILKGPQDVRAFRGTSALLDCHIYKDPQRHDYQIVWRKGEQKMQESSPDDKYTFFENGTLKVTNVQSDDTAPYSCEVITDLDKVKASGSITVVARPDPPRDLSLSDVGDHSLTLSWIPGHSHNSPITGFIVEAREEQHTEEGKWRWEEWRRVPGDFNHMQLALHPYCTYRFRVIAVNDVGHSNPSKASDYHSTPPAVPDSNPAGVRSESTDPKTLTITWDEMEKHLHNGQDFQYKVSWREAGGTSAQWNHAYVKSPPFLVNDTGTYRPFEIKVQAVNSLGEGPAPEPKVGHSGEDKPEEAPTGVETSVMNSTVRVSWNEARNVRGLLQGYKIYVRRLGPQVGRGRRSLEKLHHGEEKEERLDRGKERDRDRRVVVVHGTQTSGEVTELRLFSQYELSVSAFNRKGEGPHSPPHHFSTPEGAPGPPASLRFESPTEKSLILYWTPPVETNGILLGYMVQYQQEVESRDSPLQMEIIGDPSVTYIMLDHLDPSSHYIFKVIARTATGDGPPITRRGATLLDGVPPSNITIVQSNTSLNMSWVPGERDRNHGFRISFLRKSPGGVWQESEVVNSTQGFYSLTGLQPGTPYHLMIMHGNSTQWESVVSTTGPVPSEMPGGFATQGWLIGLISAIVLILLILVILCLIKRSRGGKYAVKDKEDKEVDSEARPMKDETFGEYRSLESDGDEKRSDSQPSLCGESKLGSDDSLAEYGDSVDIQFNEDGSFIGQYSGRGPVPHGNESSGPASPDNAVPPPPIAPSMSSILNRPS, from the exons atgtgtgtgtcacagcGTCAGTGGATGGGCTATAGGGGGCCGTGCTCCCCCGCCCTCCCcctggtcctcctcctcctccctctgtccttcctctcctccacgCCTCCGTTCGCTCAGGGAGCCATCCACATCCCCAAAGACT tgtcacAGCCTCCGGTGCTGACAGAGGTGCCAGCATCGTGCACAGCCTTTTCTCGAGAGGACATCAACCTGCACTGTGAGGCCTCCGGTAACCCAACACCCAC tTTCCGGTGGGTGAAGGACGGGGACCCGTTTGGGCCGGAGCTTCAAGGGTCTGGGACACTGCAAGTCGAAGAGGACGAGCCCCTGGACTCTTACGAAGGCTACTACCGTTGCTACGCTTCCAACACCCTGGGGACCGCCATGACTCAGACCGTGCATGTCATCGTGGAGC CTCAACCGGTTCtcctaaaacaacaaaaaatacgTAAGCGAGCATACGTGGGAGAAAGCATCGTCCTGTCCTGCAACCCTCCGAAAAGCTCCATCCCTCCATACATCCACTGGATGGACAAGA AGATGGTGCACATCAAGCAGGACGACAGAGTGATGGTCGGCCAGGACGGGAACTTGTACTTTTCTAATCTTCTAGAGAGCGACAGCAGAGACGACTACATCTGCAACGCCCAGTATTCGGCGGCCAGGACTGTCCTCCCCGAGGCTGCCGTTACCCTCAGTGTTATGCCCa gtaaTGATGTTGCTCATGGTAGAAAGCCCCACCTCTTTCATCCAGTGGGCTCCCACTCCACAGTGAAGGCCCTCAGTGGCCAATCCATCACCCTAGAATGTATCCCCAAAGGCCT gccCACTCCAAGGGTGGAATGGAAGAAGAAGGACGGCAGCCTGGGCGAAACGAGCGGCCACCTGGACAACTTTGACCGCTCGCTCATCTTCAACAGTATCGCCCAGAGCGATGACGGAGAGTACGAGTGCCAGGCCACCAACAGCCAAGGGTCCATCACGCACTCCTTCACTGTCACCGTGGAAG CGGCTCCCTACTGGGTGAAGGAGCCCCAGAACCTGTTGTATGCTCCTGGGGAAACCGTGCGACTGGACTGCCAGGCTGAAGGCATCCCGACCCCCATCATCACCTGGAGCATCAACGGTCAGCAACTCACAG AGGTGGACGACGACCCTCGTCGGAGCGCCTCGGCCGGCGTGTTGATACTGAGGGACGTCAAATACGCTGACACCGCTGTGTATCAGTGCGAGGCCACCAACGTACACGGCTCCATTCTCCTCAACACCTACCTCTACGTCATCG AGCTCCATCCCCAGATCCTCTCCTCTGATGGAGTGGTGTACAGAGTGGCTGAGGGCGGAGACATCAAGCTGCACTGTGAAACCTTCGGTTCTCCGCGACCACACGTCGAATG GAGGGGAGAGGACATGGTTCCTCTGCTGTTGGACCCTCCTGTCTCCCTGGGTGAGGACGTGGGTTCTCTGCTGTCGGACCCTCGTGTCTCCCTGCTGACCAACGGGACCCTCGTCCTGTCCAACGTCACCCACGATGACGGCGGAACGTACACCTGCTCTGTCGAACGCACCAGCATCTCCATCACTGCACACCTGGAAGTCTTCA ATCGAACGGTGATACTCAAAGGCCCCCAGGACGTCCGTGCTTTCAGAGGAACCAGCGCCCTGCTGGACTGCCACATCTACAAAGACCCCCAGCGGCACGATTACCAAATTGTCTGGAGGAAAGGCGAACAAAAAATGCAGGAGTCGTCACCAGATGACAA gtacaCCTTCTTTGAGAATGGAACCTTGAAAGTGACGAACGTCCAATCAGACGATACGGCGCCTTACTCCTGTGAGGTCATCACTGACCTGGACAAGGTGAAAGCCAGCGGCTCGATCACTGTAGTAG CACGGCCGGACCCTCCCAGggatctgtctctgtctgatgtCGGTGACCACAGCCTCACTCTCAGCTGGATCCCAGGACATTCACACAACAGCCCCATCACAG GGTTCATCGTGGAGGCCCGGGAGGAGCAGCACACAGAGGAGGGGAAGTGGAGGtgggaggagtggaggagagtGCCCGGGGACTTCAACCACATGCAGCTGGCCCTCCACCCCTACTGCACCTACCGCTTCCGCGTCATCGCCGTCAACGATGTCGGCCACAGCAACCCCAGCAAGGCCTCAGACTACCACAGCACGCCGCCTGCTG TTCCTGACAGTAACCCCGCTGGCGTGCGCAGTGAATCCACAGACCCAAAGACTCTGACCATTACCTGGGAT GAGATGGAGAAGCACCTGCATAACGGCCAGGACTTCCAGTACAAGGTGTCATGGCGGGAGGCCGGGGGCACGAGTGCACAGTGGAACCACGCCTACGTAAAGTCTCCGCCGTTCTTGGTTAATGACACAGGAACGTACAGACCCTTTGAGATCAAAGTCCAGGCTGTCAACTCGCTCGGAGAGGGCCCGGCACCGGAGCCTAAGGTCGGACACTCCGGAGAGGACA AGCCCGAGGAGGCTCCGACTGGAGTTGAGACATCTGTGATGAACAGCACGGTCAGAGTCAGCTGGAACGAAGCCAGGAACGTCCGGGGTCTGCTGCAGGGATACAAG ATCTACGTCCGGAGGCTGGGTCCCCAGGTTGGGCGGGGCCGGAGGTCTCTTGAAAAACTGCACCAcggggaggagaaagaggaaagactGGAccgagggaaggagagagacagagacaggagggTAGTGGTGGTCCACGGCACGCAGACCTCAGGGGAAGTGACAGAGCTGCGACTGTTTTCCCAGTATGAACTGTCCGTCAGCGCCTTTAACAGAAAAGGGGAGGGCCCCCACTCCCCGCCCCACCACTTCAGCACCCCAGAGGGAG ctcCTGGTCCTCCTGCATCGCTGAGGTTTGAGAGCCCAACGGAGAAATCACTGATTCTCTACTGGACCCCCCCAGTTGAAACCAATGGCATACTACTGGGATACATGGTGCAGTACCAACAGG AGGTGGAGAGTAGAGACAGCCCGTTGCAGATGGAGATCATCGGCGATCCCAGTGTGACTTACATAATGTTGGACCATCTGGACCCCAGCAGCCATTACATCTTCAAAGTGATAGCACGCACCGCAACCGGAGACGGACCTCCCATCACACGGAGGGGCGCCACCCTCCTGGACGGAG TTCCCCCATCAAACATCACCATTGTCCAGAGTAACACGTCACTCAACATGAGCTGGGTTCCCGGAGAGCGCGACAGGAATCACGGCTTCCGCATCTCCTTCCTCAGAAAGAGTC ccGGGGGCGTGTGGCAGGAGTCGGAGGTGGTGAACTCCACGCAGGGCTTCTATTCACTGACAGGCCTCCAACCAGGAACACCGTACCACCTTATGATCATGCATGGAAACAGCACTCAGTGGGAATCTGTGGTATCGACCACAGGACCAG TGCCATCCGAGATGCCCGGCGGGTTCGCCACCCAAGGCTGGTTGATAGGACTCATCAGCGCCATCGTGCTAATCCTGCTGATACTTGTCATCCTCTGCCTGATCAAACGCAGCAGGGGTGGCAAATACGCAG TGAAGGACAAGGAGGACAAGGAGGTGGACTCCGAAGCTCGGCCAATGAAAGATGAGACGTTTGGAGAGTACAG ATCCCTGGAGAG TGATGGAGACGAGAAGCGCTCAGACAGCCAGCCGTCTCTGTGCGGGGAGAGTAAGCTGGGCAGTGACGACTCTCTGGCCGAGTACGGGGACAGCGTGGACATCCAGTTCAACGAGGACGGCTCTTTCATCGGCCAGTACAGCGGCCGGGGGCCCGTCCCCCACGGCAACGAGAGCTCCGGTCCCGCCTCCCCCGACAACGCGGTCCCGCCTCCCCCCATCGCTCCGTCCATGTCGAGCATCCTGAACCGGCCCAGctag
- the LOC120804085 gene encoding neural cell adhesion molecule L1-like isoform X2 — protein MCVSQRQWMGYRGPCSPALPLVLLLLPLSFLSSTPPFAQGAIHIPKDYKVHNMSQPPVLTEVPASCTAFSREDINLHCEASGNPTPTFRWVKDGDPFGPELQGSGTLQVEEDEPLDSYEGYYRCYASNTLGTAMTQTVHVIVEPQPVLLKQQKIRKRAYVGESIVLSCNPPKSSIPPYIHWMDKKMVHIKQDDRVMVGQDGNLYFSNLLESDSRDDYICNAQYSAARTVLPEAAVTLSVMPSNDVAHGRKPHLFHPVGSHSTVKALSGQSITLECIPKGLPTPRVEWKKKDGSLGETSGHLDNFDRSLIFNSIAQSDDGEYECQATNSQGSITHSFTVTVEAAPYWVKEPQNLLYAPGETVRLDCQAEGIPTPIITWSINGQQLTEVDDDPRRSASAGVLILRDVKYADTAVYQCEATNVHGSILLNTYLYVIELHPQILSSDGVVYRVAEGGDIKLHCETFGSPRPHVEWRGEDMVPLLLDPPVSLGEDVGSLLSDPRVSLLTNGTLVLSNVTHDDGGTYTCSVERTSISITAHLEVFNRTVILKGPQDVRAFRGTSALLDCHIYKDPQRHDYQIVWRKGEQKMQESSPDDKYTFFENGTLKVTNVQSDDTAPYSCEVITDLDKVKASGSITVVARPDPPRDLSLSDVGDHSLTLSWIPGHSHNSPITGFIVEAREEQHTEEGKWRWEEWRRVPGDFNHMQLALHPYCTYRFRVIAVNDVGHSNPSKASDYHSTPPAVPDSNPAGVRSESTDPKTLTITWDEMEKHLHNGQDFQYKVSWREAGGTSAQWNHAYVKSPPFLVNDTGTYRPFEIKVQAVNSLGEGPAPEPKVGHSGEDKPEEAPTGVETSVMNSTVRVSWNEARNVRGLLQGYKIYVRRLGPQVGRGRRSLEKLHHGEEKEERLDRGKERDRDRRVVVVHGTQTSGEVTELRLFSQYELSVSAFNRKGEGPHSPPHHFSTPEGAPGPPASLRFESPTEKSLILYWTPPVETNGILLGYMVQYQQEVESRDSPLQMEIIGDPSVTYIMLDHLDPSSHYIFKVIARTATGDGPPITRRGATLLDGVPPSNITIVQSNTSLNMSWVPGERDRNHGFRISFLRKSPGGVWQESEVVNSTQGFYSLTGLQPGTPYHLMIMHGNSTQWESVVSTTGPVPSEMPGGFATQGWLIGLISAIVLILLILVILCLIKRSRGGKYAVKDKEDKEVDSEARPMKDETFGEYSDGDEKRSDSQPSLCGESKLGSDDSLAEYGDSVDIQFNEDGSFIGQYSGRGPVPHGNESSGPASPDNAVPPPPIAPSMSSILNRPS, from the exons atgtgtgtgtcacagcGTCAGTGGATGGGCTATAGGGGGCCGTGCTCCCCCGCCCTCCCcctggtcctcctcctcctccctctgtccttcctctcctccacgCCTCCGTTCGCTCAGGGAGCCATCCACATCCCCAAAGACT ATAAAGTGCATAACA tgtcacAGCCTCCGGTGCTGACAGAGGTGCCAGCATCGTGCACAGCCTTTTCTCGAGAGGACATCAACCTGCACTGTGAGGCCTCCGGTAACCCAACACCCAC tTTCCGGTGGGTGAAGGACGGGGACCCGTTTGGGCCGGAGCTTCAAGGGTCTGGGACACTGCAAGTCGAAGAGGACGAGCCCCTGGACTCTTACGAAGGCTACTACCGTTGCTACGCTTCCAACACCCTGGGGACCGCCATGACTCAGACCGTGCATGTCATCGTGGAGC CTCAACCGGTTCtcctaaaacaacaaaaaatacgTAAGCGAGCATACGTGGGAGAAAGCATCGTCCTGTCCTGCAACCCTCCGAAAAGCTCCATCCCTCCATACATCCACTGGATGGACAAGA AGATGGTGCACATCAAGCAGGACGACAGAGTGATGGTCGGCCAGGACGGGAACTTGTACTTTTCTAATCTTCTAGAGAGCGACAGCAGAGACGACTACATCTGCAACGCCCAGTATTCGGCGGCCAGGACTGTCCTCCCCGAGGCTGCCGTTACCCTCAGTGTTATGCCCa gtaaTGATGTTGCTCATGGTAGAAAGCCCCACCTCTTTCATCCAGTGGGCTCCCACTCCACAGTGAAGGCCCTCAGTGGCCAATCCATCACCCTAGAATGTATCCCCAAAGGCCT gccCACTCCAAGGGTGGAATGGAAGAAGAAGGACGGCAGCCTGGGCGAAACGAGCGGCCACCTGGACAACTTTGACCGCTCGCTCATCTTCAACAGTATCGCCCAGAGCGATGACGGAGAGTACGAGTGCCAGGCCACCAACAGCCAAGGGTCCATCACGCACTCCTTCACTGTCACCGTGGAAG CGGCTCCCTACTGGGTGAAGGAGCCCCAGAACCTGTTGTATGCTCCTGGGGAAACCGTGCGACTGGACTGCCAGGCTGAAGGCATCCCGACCCCCATCATCACCTGGAGCATCAACGGTCAGCAACTCACAG AGGTGGACGACGACCCTCGTCGGAGCGCCTCGGCCGGCGTGTTGATACTGAGGGACGTCAAATACGCTGACACCGCTGTGTATCAGTGCGAGGCCACCAACGTACACGGCTCCATTCTCCTCAACACCTACCTCTACGTCATCG AGCTCCATCCCCAGATCCTCTCCTCTGATGGAGTGGTGTACAGAGTGGCTGAGGGCGGAGACATCAAGCTGCACTGTGAAACCTTCGGTTCTCCGCGACCACACGTCGAATG GAGGGGAGAGGACATGGTTCCTCTGCTGTTGGACCCTCCTGTCTCCCTGGGTGAGGACGTGGGTTCTCTGCTGTCGGACCCTCGTGTCTCCCTGCTGACCAACGGGACCCTCGTCCTGTCCAACGTCACCCACGATGACGGCGGAACGTACACCTGCTCTGTCGAACGCACCAGCATCTCCATCACTGCACACCTGGAAGTCTTCA ATCGAACGGTGATACTCAAAGGCCCCCAGGACGTCCGTGCTTTCAGAGGAACCAGCGCCCTGCTGGACTGCCACATCTACAAAGACCCCCAGCGGCACGATTACCAAATTGTCTGGAGGAAAGGCGAACAAAAAATGCAGGAGTCGTCACCAGATGACAA gtacaCCTTCTTTGAGAATGGAACCTTGAAAGTGACGAACGTCCAATCAGACGATACGGCGCCTTACTCCTGTGAGGTCATCACTGACCTGGACAAGGTGAAAGCCAGCGGCTCGATCACTGTAGTAG CACGGCCGGACCCTCCCAGggatctgtctctgtctgatgtCGGTGACCACAGCCTCACTCTCAGCTGGATCCCAGGACATTCACACAACAGCCCCATCACAG GGTTCATCGTGGAGGCCCGGGAGGAGCAGCACACAGAGGAGGGGAAGTGGAGGtgggaggagtggaggagagtGCCCGGGGACTTCAACCACATGCAGCTGGCCCTCCACCCCTACTGCACCTACCGCTTCCGCGTCATCGCCGTCAACGATGTCGGCCACAGCAACCCCAGCAAGGCCTCAGACTACCACAGCACGCCGCCTGCTG TTCCTGACAGTAACCCCGCTGGCGTGCGCAGTGAATCCACAGACCCAAAGACTCTGACCATTACCTGGGAT GAGATGGAGAAGCACCTGCATAACGGCCAGGACTTCCAGTACAAGGTGTCATGGCGGGAGGCCGGGGGCACGAGTGCACAGTGGAACCACGCCTACGTAAAGTCTCCGCCGTTCTTGGTTAATGACACAGGAACGTACAGACCCTTTGAGATCAAAGTCCAGGCTGTCAACTCGCTCGGAGAGGGCCCGGCACCGGAGCCTAAGGTCGGACACTCCGGAGAGGACA AGCCCGAGGAGGCTCCGACTGGAGTTGAGACATCTGTGATGAACAGCACGGTCAGAGTCAGCTGGAACGAAGCCAGGAACGTCCGGGGTCTGCTGCAGGGATACAAG ATCTACGTCCGGAGGCTGGGTCCCCAGGTTGGGCGGGGCCGGAGGTCTCTTGAAAAACTGCACCAcggggaggagaaagaggaaagactGGAccgagggaaggagagagacagagacaggagggTAGTGGTGGTCCACGGCACGCAGACCTCAGGGGAAGTGACAGAGCTGCGACTGTTTTCCCAGTATGAACTGTCCGTCAGCGCCTTTAACAGAAAAGGGGAGGGCCCCCACTCCCCGCCCCACCACTTCAGCACCCCAGAGGGAG ctcCTGGTCCTCCTGCATCGCTGAGGTTTGAGAGCCCAACGGAGAAATCACTGATTCTCTACTGGACCCCCCCAGTTGAAACCAATGGCATACTACTGGGATACATGGTGCAGTACCAACAGG AGGTGGAGAGTAGAGACAGCCCGTTGCAGATGGAGATCATCGGCGATCCCAGTGTGACTTACATAATGTTGGACCATCTGGACCCCAGCAGCCATTACATCTTCAAAGTGATAGCACGCACCGCAACCGGAGACGGACCTCCCATCACACGGAGGGGCGCCACCCTCCTGGACGGAG TTCCCCCATCAAACATCACCATTGTCCAGAGTAACACGTCACTCAACATGAGCTGGGTTCCCGGAGAGCGCGACAGGAATCACGGCTTCCGCATCTCCTTCCTCAGAAAGAGTC ccGGGGGCGTGTGGCAGGAGTCGGAGGTGGTGAACTCCACGCAGGGCTTCTATTCACTGACAGGCCTCCAACCAGGAACACCGTACCACCTTATGATCATGCATGGAAACAGCACTCAGTGGGAATCTGTGGTATCGACCACAGGACCAG TGCCATCCGAGATGCCCGGCGGGTTCGCCACCCAAGGCTGGTTGATAGGACTCATCAGCGCCATCGTGCTAATCCTGCTGATACTTGTCATCCTCTGCCTGATCAAACGCAGCAGGGGTGGCAAATACGCAG TGAAGGACAAGGAGGACAAGGAGGTGGACTCCGAAGCTCGGCCAATGAAAGATGAGACGTTTGGAGAGTACAG TGATGGAGACGAGAAGCGCTCAGACAGCCAGCCGTCTCTGTGCGGGGAGAGTAAGCTGGGCAGTGACGACTCTCTGGCCGAGTACGGGGACAGCGTGGACATCCAGTTCAACGAGGACGGCTCTTTCATCGGCCAGTACAGCGGCCGGGGGCCCGTCCCCCACGGCAACGAGAGCTCCGGTCCCGCCTCCCCCGACAACGCGGTCCCGCCTCCCCCCATCGCTCCGTCCATGTCGAGCATCCTGAACCGGCCCAGctag